Proteins from one Halovivax limisalsi genomic window:
- a CDS encoding bacterio-opsin activator domain-containing protein, translated as MDRSSQPGDVSLRATRRCFVERDDPGAPRTTPEVAAELDCPTGVAAERLATLAERGDLRRKRLDSDTCVWWQAVDERSERHPLPAERAQDGHRDQEVAEQFRLLVDSVEEYAIFMTDPDGYIRSWNAGAQQVKGYAKDEILGEHISVFYTEDAAADGVPERNLEAARRTGLVEDEGWRVRKDGSRFWANVTLSPIRDDADELVGFAKVTRDMTERHASERRLRREKERVQRMIEEVRDYAIFRLDTDGFIQTWNEGAERIKGYAEDEIVGEHLSTFYPDDEETIDPGTLLDRAAAEGRAASEGWRARKDGSRFWAGVVLTAIHDDGGELAGFAKITRDLTERKRREDRLAALDELGRALLAAETSQDVSEIVVEAAETELDLPISTIALYDEERGRLAATGRTTRAAASQSDVPFLDPSSGVAWEAFGADEPIVVDDPDTREEADTSLTGGVVVPIGGHGVFIVGCTDEPSEETIDLAKIVAADAETALNQAERQHLLREREATLADQNERLERLNRINDVIRTIDQSLVDATSRTEIEQAVCTELATARPYRFAWIGHRESASGSITPRTWAGVESGYLETLSASDRPRGDHPASIAARSRSPAVAQDLRTDPPFDPWRKAALERGVRSAIAVPIRYEDSLYGVLTVYADESDAFTEMERAVVAELGETAGHAINALESKRALVGDEIVELEFVVRDPSLPILRLVAAADCAFEFDGVQSHTDGDISGYFTTRGAEPAAVESAVEELLAVTDLRRIGDGSDACSFEAVLTEESFVRTLLDHGAAPATIVAEDGEATVVVELSTRADVREFVEMLRTKYPDSELTARRTRDRAARTPQGFAAAFEDRITDRQAEVLRTAYFSGFFDSPRATTGREIGEALGISQPTVAHHLRAAQRELLGLLYERAQPPVTLDR; from the coding sequence CTGCGTGTGGTGGCAGGCCGTCGACGAACGATCAGAACGCCACCCGCTACCCGCGGAGCGAGCGCAGGACGGACACCGAGACCAGGAAGTCGCGGAGCAGTTCCGGCTGCTGGTCGACAGCGTCGAGGAGTACGCCATCTTCATGACCGACCCCGACGGCTACATTCGGAGCTGGAACGCCGGGGCCCAGCAGGTCAAAGGCTACGCGAAAGACGAGATCCTCGGCGAGCACATCTCGGTCTTCTACACGGAGGACGCGGCCGCGGACGGAGTCCCCGAGCGGAACCTCGAAGCGGCTCGACGGACCGGCCTCGTCGAGGACGAGGGCTGGCGGGTCCGCAAGGACGGCTCTCGTTTCTGGGCGAACGTCACCCTCTCGCCGATCCGCGACGACGCCGACGAGCTGGTCGGCTTCGCGAAGGTCACGCGAGACATGACCGAGCGCCACGCCTCCGAGCGTCGGCTCCGCCGGGAGAAAGAGCGCGTGCAGCGAATGATCGAGGAGGTCCGCGACTACGCGATCTTCAGGCTGGATACGGACGGGTTCATCCAGACCTGGAACGAGGGCGCCGAACGCATCAAGGGCTACGCGGAAGACGAGATCGTCGGCGAGCACCTCTCGACGTTCTATCCCGACGACGAGGAGACCATCGACCCCGGGACGCTGCTCGACAGGGCCGCCGCGGAGGGTCGCGCTGCCAGCGAGGGCTGGCGCGCCCGCAAAGACGGCTCGCGCTTCTGGGCCGGGGTGGTCCTCACCGCGATTCACGACGACGGCGGCGAGCTCGCCGGCTTCGCGAAGATCACGCGCGACCTGACCGAACGCAAGCGGCGCGAGGATCGGCTCGCGGCCCTCGACGAACTCGGCCGGGCGCTGCTCGCGGCGGAGACGTCCCAGGACGTCAGCGAAATCGTCGTCGAGGCGGCCGAGACCGAACTCGACCTGCCGATTTCGACGATCGCGCTCTACGACGAGGAACGCGGCCGGCTGGCGGCGACCGGGCGAACGACGCGCGCCGCGGCCTCCCAGTCCGACGTGCCGTTCCTCGATCCGTCGTCGGGCGTCGCGTGGGAGGCCTTCGGGGCCGACGAACCCATCGTCGTCGACGATCCCGACACCCGCGAAGAGGCCGACACGTCCCTGACCGGCGGCGTCGTCGTTCCGATCGGCGGCCACGGCGTCTTCATCGTCGGATGCACCGACGAGCCGAGCGAGGAGACGATCGATCTCGCGAAGATCGTCGCCGCGGACGCCGAGACGGCGTTGAACCAGGCCGAGCGCCAGCACCTCCTCCGGGAACGCGAGGCGACGCTCGCGGACCAGAACGAACGGCTCGAGCGCCTCAACCGCATCAACGACGTCATCCGGACGATCGACCAGTCCCTCGTCGACGCGACCTCGCGGACCGAGATCGAGCAGGCGGTGTGTACCGAACTGGCGACGGCCAGGCCGTACCGATTCGCCTGGATCGGACACCGGGAGTCGGCCTCGGGGTCGATCACGCCCCGAACGTGGGCCGGCGTCGAGTCCGGCTACCTGGAGACGCTCTCCGCGTCCGATCGACCGCGTGGAGACCACCCAGCCAGCATCGCGGCTCGGTCGCGGTCGCCGGCCGTCGCGCAGGACCTTCGAACGGATCCGCCGTTCGATCCGTGGCGCAAGGCGGCGCTCGAACGGGGCGTTCGATCCGCGATCGCCGTTCCGATTCGGTACGAGGATTCACTCTACGGCGTTCTCACGGTGTACGCGGACGAGTCCGACGCGTTCACCGAGATGGAACGGGCGGTCGTCGCGGAACTGGGCGAGACGGCCGGCCACGCGATCAACGCACTCGAGAGCAAACGGGCGCTCGTCGGCGACGAGATCGTCGAACTCGAGTTCGTCGTTCGCGATCCGTCGCTGCCGATCCTCCGGCTGGTCGCTGCCGCCGACTGCGCGTTCGAATTCGACGGCGTCCAGTCGCACACGGACGGCGATATCAGCGGGTACTTCACCACCCGCGGCGCCGAGCCGGCGGCGGTCGAGAGCGCCGTCGAGGAGTTGCTCGCGGTCACCGACCTCCGGCGCATCGGCGACGGATCCGACGCGTGCTCGTTCGAGGCGGTGCTGACCGAGGAGAGCTTCGTGAGGACCCTGCTGGACCACGGGGCCGCCCCAGCGACGATCGTCGCCGAGGACGGCGAAGCGACGGTCGTCGTCGAGCTGTCCACGCGGGCCGACGTCCGGGAGTTCGTCGAGATGCTCCGGACGAAGTACCCCGACTCGGAGCTGACGGCCCGTCGGACCCGGGACCGGGCCGCCAGAACGCCACAGGGGTTCGCGGCCGCGTTCGAGGATCGGATCACCGATCGGCAGGCGGAAGTCCTTCGGACGGCGTACTTCAGCGGCTTCTTCGACTCGCCCAGAGCGACGACGGGCCGGGAGATCGGCGAGGCCCTCGGCATCTCCCAGCCGACGGTCGCACACCACCTCCGGGCGGCCCAGCGCGAACTCCTCGGGTTGCTGTACGAGCGAGCGCAGCCGCCGGTAACTCTAGACAGATAG
- a CDS encoding HalOD1 output domain-containing protein has product MTETRSRPTIDGIDSTQPVSTAVVFAIAETTGTDPLELPPLYDAIDPDSLDALFASLDPESASAAQLSFTLAGCDVVVDGAGRVTVSGPDPTVESEVAE; this is encoded by the coding sequence GTGACAGAGACTCGATCCCGACCGACCATCGACGGCATCGATTCGACCCAGCCGGTCAGCACCGCCGTCGTCTTCGCGATCGCCGAGACGACGGGCACCGATCCGCTGGAGCTGCCGCCCCTGTACGATGCCATCGACCCCGATTCGCTCGACGCCCTCTTCGCCTCGCTGGATCCCGAATCGGCGTCCGCCGCGCAGTTGTCGTTCACGCTGGCCGGCTGCGACGTCGTCGTCGACGGCGCCGGTCGAGTGACGGTGAGCGGACCGGACCCGACCGTCGAGAGCGAGGTCGCCGAGTGA
- a CDS encoding DUF7576 family protein — translation MSDSSDESEGTGGAEATGDDLDYCARCGATLPDEVWCPVRTEREPDGTVRIRSFCDETCLNAWLAAEE, via the coding sequence ATGAGCGACTCGTCCGACGAGTCGGAGGGGACGGGCGGAGCCGAAGCGACGGGCGACGATCTCGACTACTGCGCACGCTGCGGAGCGACTCTGCCGGACGAGGTGTGGTGTCCCGTCCGGACCGAGCGCGAACCGGACGGAACGGTCCGGATCCGGTCGTTCTGCGACGAGACCTGCCTGAACGCCTGGCTCGCGGCCGAGGAGTGA
- a CDS encoding pyridoxal phosphate-dependent aminotransferase, with the protein MEFADRVAQITPSETVAIIDKVREMEAAGTDVTNFTTGTQAEPRDFVTPEHISEASQAALDDGQTHLAPSKGLPELREALAAKLRDENDVPVESDQVLVTPGTKYALFESVLSFVDPGDEVVVLDPSWVSYNKMVDIADGTVERVSLDDEFLLRNADLDEAVGDSTRLVVLNTPLNATGGVFTREGLERLRDLAVEHDFWVLSDEIYEKLIYEGEHHAIASFDGMAERTITVSGFSKAYSMLGWRIGYLAAPQAFVDEVAKVHSNSVTAVPTFLQHGAIEAVTGPQDHVAEKRAELARRRDIMVERLADAGLDFPKPHSGMYMFIPVDTEDDVQFCKDILDDKQLAFTPGSAFGTPGYVRATWVLPDDELRAGLDAFVDYVA; encoded by the coding sequence ATGGAGTTCGCCGATCGGGTAGCCCAGATTACCCCCAGTGAGACGGTCGCGATCATCGACAAAGTCCGGGAGATGGAGGCGGCCGGCACCGACGTGACGAATTTCACGACCGGGACGCAGGCCGAACCGCGCGACTTCGTGACCCCCGAGCACATCAGCGAGGCGAGTCAGGCCGCCCTCGACGACGGCCAGACGCACCTGGCGCCGAGCAAGGGGCTCCCGGAGCTTCGCGAGGCGCTCGCGGCCAAGTTGCGCGACGAGAACGACGTCCCGGTCGAGTCCGACCAGGTGCTGGTGACGCCCGGGACGAAGTACGCGCTGTTCGAGTCGGTCCTCTCCTTCGTCGATCCGGGCGACGAGGTCGTCGTGCTGGACCCCTCCTGGGTGTCGTACAACAAGATGGTCGACATCGCCGACGGCACCGTCGAACGCGTCTCGCTCGACGACGAGTTCCTACTTCGTAACGCCGACCTGGACGAGGCGGTGGGCGATTCGACGCGACTCGTCGTGCTGAACACGCCGCTGAACGCGACCGGCGGCGTGTTCACCCGCGAGGGCCTGGAGCGGCTGCGCGACCTGGCCGTCGAACACGACTTCTGGGTCCTCTCCGACGAGATCTACGAGAAACTGATCTACGAGGGCGAGCACCACGCGATCGCGTCGTTCGACGGGATGGCCGAGCGGACGATCACGGTCAGCGGCTTCTCGAAGGCCTACTCGATGCTGGGCTGGCGGATCGGCTACCTCGCCGCGCCGCAGGCGTTCGTGGACGAAGTCGCCAAGGTCCACTCGAATTCGGTGACGGCGGTGCCGACGTTCCTCCAGCACGGCGCCATCGAGGCGGTGACCGGTCCGCAGGATCACGTCGCGGAAAAGCGTGCGGAACTGGCGCGCCGGCGCGACATCATGGTCGAGCGACTGGCCGACGCCGGCCTCGACTTCCCGAAACCCCACTCCGGGATGTACATGTTCATCCCCGTCGACACCGAGGACGACGTCCAGTTCTGCAAGGACATTCTGGACGACAAGCAACTCGCGTTCACGCCGGGGAGCGCGTTCGGCACGCCGGGCTACGTCCGCGCGACGTGGGTCCTGCCCGACGACGAACTCAGGGCGGGGCTCGACGCCTTCGTCGACTACGTGGCCTGA
- a CDS encoding maleate cis-trans isomerase family protein gives MYGWRARAGLIVPSVNSTAETELGPRMPDGVSSHVSRMYLEDGTVDHLEKMAGEAEESASLLGTADVDVIAYTCTAGSLHEGLGFDEQLESELSEAAGGVPTVATAASIKRAFDALGLERLSVTAPYIDDLNDLEVEFLEASGYDVTNMNGLGIKSGLEIGAQKQEDTYRTVREADHSGADAVFISCTNLPTLDIIEKLEADLGMPVLSSNQATLWDVMQNLPVSPEEPVGPGTLFEET, from the coding sequence ATGTACGGTTGGAGAGCGAGAGCCGGCCTCATCGTCCCGTCGGTCAACAGCACGGCAGAGACGGAGCTCGGCCCGCGTATGCCCGATGGCGTCTCGTCGCACGTCTCCCGGATGTACCTCGAAGACGGGACCGTCGATCACCTCGAGAAGATGGCCGGCGAGGCCGAGGAGAGCGCGTCCCTCCTCGGCACGGCCGACGTCGACGTCATCGCGTACACCTGCACGGCGGGATCACTCCACGAGGGGCTGGGCTTCGACGAACAGCTCGAGTCCGAGCTCAGCGAGGCGGCCGGCGGCGTCCCGACGGTGGCCACCGCCGCGTCGATCAAGCGCGCGTTCGATGCCCTCGGCCTCGAGCGCCTCTCGGTGACGGCTCCCTACATCGACGACCTGAACGACCTCGAAGTCGAGTTCCTGGAGGCGTCGGGCTACGACGTGACCAACATGAACGGGCTCGGGATCAAGTCCGGCCTCGAGATCGGCGCGCAGAAGCAGGAAGACACCTACCGGACCGTCCGCGAGGCCGACCACTCGGGCGCCGACGCCGTCTTCATCAGCTGTACGAACCTGCCCACGCTCGACATCATCGAGAAGCTCGAAGCCGACCTGGGTATGCCCGTCCTCTCCTCGAACCAGGCGACGCTCTGGGACGTGATGCAGAACCTCCCGGTCTCCCCCGAGGAACCGGTCGGGCCCGGCACGCTGTTCGAGGAAACGTAA
- a CDS encoding hydantoinase B/oxoprolinase family protein, protein MSTEDTPGAAGGADESFDEITLGIYWDKLASFCDQMVNDLVRTAISPIIRESYDLSTLICDKHGNQVAQSTFTIPVFTKSMSEAASTIAEEYDEDSLQPGDVLISNDPWKPTTTHEYDMAMFRPIFVDGDLIGFTGTMAHLSDIGGNRFSPWAESNYEEGLTLPFTKLMRGGELNQELLDIVGANVRNPEEVISDIKACLFAHHTGSSLVTDFVEEADVDFQALCDQIVETARSSFVEEIREMPNGEYEEEMTVSGVDEDLTIAAKMTIEDERIHIDYEGTSPQIDYGLNVPALYAEAFTQYPIKCVTTPKITANEGDYMAVDVDMPEGSIFNPTKPAPISARQTLGHYASLIVLKLLAEVVPERVPADPGMVSVIQLYGESTPSEEFSVLHFSTGGFGARPTKDGLSATAAPTNINTAGIEAMEEKTNSLRYHHKRLWTDSGGDGTYRGGLGEEIEFESTAEGTVQVNLMCNTDTHPPEGLEGGDPGHVLETAVNGEPVAPLGQERLETGDRFTIRDAGGGGYGPPEERSPEAVRADVEKGYITAETAQSVYGVDVDE, encoded by the coding sequence ATGAGCACCGAAGACACCCCCGGAGCGGCCGGCGGCGCGGACGAATCGTTCGACGAGATCACGCTCGGCATCTACTGGGACAAGCTCGCCTCCTTCTGCGACCAGATGGTCAACGACCTGGTCCGGACGGCGATCTCGCCCATCATCCGCGAGAGCTACGACCTCTCGACGCTGATCTGCGACAAACACGGCAACCAGGTCGCCCAGAGCACGTTCACGATTCCCGTGTTCACGAAGTCGATGTCGGAGGCGGCCTCGACCATCGCCGAGGAGTACGACGAGGACAGCCTCCAGCCGGGCGACGTTCTGATCAGCAACGACCCGTGGAAGCCGACGACGACCCACGAGTACGACATGGCCATGTTCCGGCCGATCTTCGTCGACGGCGACCTGATCGGCTTCACCGGGACGATGGCTCACCTCTCGGACATCGGCGGCAACCGCTTCTCCCCGTGGGCGGAATCCAACTACGAAGAGGGGCTGACCCTGCCCTTCACGAAGCTGATGCGCGGCGGCGAGCTGAACCAGGAACTGCTCGACATCGTCGGCGCCAACGTCCGGAACCCGGAGGAAGTGATCAGCGACATCAAGGCCTGCCTGTTCGCCCACCACACCGGCAGTTCGCTGGTGACGGACTTCGTCGAGGAGGCGGACGTCGACTTCCAGGCGCTGTGCGACCAGATCGTCGAGACCGCCCGTTCGAGCTTCGTCGAGGAGATCCGAGAGATGCCAAACGGCGAGTACGAAGAGGAGATGACGGTCAGCGGCGTCGACGAGGACCTCACCATCGCCGCGAAAATGACGATCGAGGACGAGCGCATCCACATCGACTACGAGGGGACGAGCCCCCAGATCGACTACGGGCTGAACGTCCCGGCGCTGTACGCGGAGGCCTTTACCCAGTATCCGATCAAGTGCGTGACGACGCCGAAGATCACGGCCAACGAGGGCGACTACATGGCGGTCGACGTCGACATGCCCGAAGGATCGATCTTCAACCCGACGAAGCCGGCGCCGATCAGCGCCCGGCAGACCCTCGGTCACTACGCCTCGCTCATCGTCCTCAAACTGCTCGCGGAGGTCGTCCCCGAGCGGGTGCCCGCCGACCCCGGCATGGTCTCGGTCATCCAGCTCTACGGCGAGTCGACGCCCTCGGAGGAGTTCTCCGTCCTGCACTTCTCGACGGGCGGGTTCGGCGCCCGGCCGACAAAGGACGGCCTCTCCGCGACGGCCGCCCCGACCAACATCAACACGGCCGGCATCGAGGCGATGGAGGAGAAGACCAACAGCCTCCGCTACCACCACAAGCGCCTGTGGACCGACTCCGGCGGTGACGGCACGTACCGCGGCGGCCTCGGCGAGGAGATCGAGTTCGAGTCGACGGCCGAGGGAACGGTCCAGGTCAACCTCATGTGCAACACGGACACGCACCCGCCGGAGGGCCTCGAGGGGGGCGACCCCGGCCACGTGCTCGAAACGGCGGTCAACGGCGAACCGGTCGCCCCGCTCGGGCAGGAACGGCTCGAGACGGGCGACCGATTCACCATCAGGGACGCCGGTGGCGGCGGCTACGGCCCGCCGGAAGAGCGCTCGCCCGAGGCCGTCAGGGCCGACGTCGAGAAGGGCTACATCACCGCCGAAACCGCGCAATCGGTCTACGGCGTCGACGTAGACGAGTAA
- a CDS encoding hydantoinase/oxoprolinase family protein, whose protein sequence is MGRPPGGQQLGIDIGGTFTDVSFVTDATEELLIEKYLTSDDPIDTVERVLDDLESRGLLDLGACDLFTHATTLATNALLERDGAKTGMVTTEGFRDVVEMRDEGRYDIYDLMIDNPTPIPERQYRAGVPERVDHRGELIEELDVDELERQVGDLVDRGVESLAIAFLHSYANDENERRARRVVEEAYPDLEITTSSGIAPRMREYPRFTTAGVNAYVKPLLKDYLTSLGGYLDEKGFDGTFLMMTSGGGLMPPEAAKERPVQLLESGPTAGSLISRRLSETTDSPNLLAFDMGGTTSKGCLITDHELDRSYVFEAAREHEFKPGSGLPLYIPNVDLIEFSSGGGSIATIDARGTLEVGPESAGSNPGPASYNLGGTRPTITDADMHLGYLRPDVFETSDLDVDPDLAEEALRTNVAEELDVSVREAAEGIYRKTNENIANAFQEHAAEHGVDIREFSMLAFGGAGPIHAQKIADSLNIDRIIVPPNAGVLASLGLLVTPRSLHSVEAYKHTLRDLSVDELSEQWHRMRDEAVSTLSLDSLADDAATTSYKLDARFRGQGFDEEIEVPAPTELADVGTIESIFAEHYTEKYGLSLDRDVEITNIKLEVSAGRQRFDVDSIAKSQSSADGDGLIEERDVFFPETGEYTTTPFVDRLRLQRGDELEGPAVIEGKGSTTVVGPESVASIDDQRNIVITR, encoded by the coding sequence ATGGGCAGGCCGCCAGGCGGACAACAGCTAGGCATAGATATCGGTGGCACGTTCACCGACGTCAGTTTCGTCACGGACGCGACCGAGGAGTTGCTCATCGAGAAGTACCTCACGAGCGACGACCCGATCGACACCGTCGAGCGGGTGCTCGACGACCTCGAGAGCCGGGGACTGCTCGACCTGGGCGCGTGCGACCTGTTCACCCACGCGACGACGCTCGCGACGAACGCGCTGCTCGAGCGCGACGGCGCGAAGACGGGGATGGTGACGACCGAAGGATTCCGGGACGTCGTCGAGATGCGCGACGAGGGACGATACGACATCTACGACCTGATGATCGACAATCCCACGCCGATTCCCGAGCGCCAGTATCGCGCGGGCGTCCCCGAGCGCGTCGATCATCGCGGCGAACTGATCGAGGAACTCGACGTCGACGAACTCGAACGCCAGGTCGGCGACCTCGTCGACCGGGGCGTCGAATCGCTGGCCATCGCCTTCCTCCACTCCTACGCCAACGACGAGAACGAGCGCCGCGCCAGGCGGGTCGTCGAGGAGGCCTACCCCGACCTGGAGATCACCACCTCCTCCGGCATCGCCCCGCGGATGCGCGAGTACCCGCGCTTTACGACTGCGGGGGTCAACGCCTACGTCAAACCGCTGTTGAAGGATTACCTGACCTCGCTGGGGGGCTACCTCGACGAGAAGGGCTTCGACGGGACCTTCCTGATGATGACCTCCGGCGGCGGGCTGATGCCCCCGGAGGCGGCCAAGGAACGGCCGGTCCAGTTACTCGAATCCGGCCCTACCGCCGGCTCGCTCATCTCCCGCCGACTCAGCGAGACGACCGACTCGCCGAACCTGCTCGCCTTCGACATGGGCGGGACGACCTCGAAGGGCTGTCTCATCACCGATCACGAACTCGATCGCTCCTACGTCTTCGAGGCGGCCCGAGAGCACGAGTTCAAGCCGGGCAGCGGCCTGCCCCTGTACATCCCGAACGTCGACCTGATCGAGTTCAGCTCCGGCGGCGGGAGCATCGCGACCATCGACGCCCGCGGCACGCTCGAGGTCGGCCCAGAGAGCGCGGGTTCGAACCCGGGCCCGGCGAGCTACAACCTCGGCGGAACCCGGCCGACGATCACCGACGCGGACATGCACCTCGGCTACCTGCGACCGGACGTCTTCGAGACCAGCGACCTCGACGTCGACCCCGACCTGGCCGAGGAGGCGTTGCGGACGAACGTCGCCGAGGAACTCGACGTCAGCGTCCGCGAGGCGGCCGAAGGGATCTACCGCAAGACGAACGAGAACATCGCGAACGCGTTCCAGGAGCACGCGGCCGAACACGGCGTCGACATCCGAGAGTTCTCGATGCTCGCCTTCGGCGGCGCCGGCCCGATCCACGCCCAGAAGATCGCCGACTCGCTCAACATCGACCGGATCATCGTCCCGCCGAACGCCGGCGTGCTGGCCAGTCTCGGCCTCCTGGTGACGCCGCGGTCGCTACACTCCGTCGAGGCATACAAACACACCCTGCGCGACCTCTCGGTCGACGAGCTGAGTGAGCAGTGGCACCGGATGCGCGACGAGGCCGTCTCGACGCTCTCGCTCGACTCGCTCGCCGACGACGCCGCGACCACAAGCTACAAGCTCGACGCCAGGTTCCGCGGCCAGGGGTTCGACGAGGAGATCGAGGTGCCTGCCCCGACGGAGCTGGCGGACGTCGGGACGATCGAGTCGATCTTCGCGGAGCACTACACCGAGAAGTACGGCCTCTCGCTCGACCGCGACGTCGAGATCACCAACATCAAACTGGAGGTCTCCGCCGGCCGGCAGCGCTTCGACGTCGACTCGATCGCGAAGAGCCAGTCCAGCGCCGACGGCGACGGGCTGATCGAAGAGCGCGACGTCTTCTTCCCCGAGACGGGCGAGTACACGACGACGCCGTTCGTCGACCGCCTGCGACTCCAGCGCGGCGACGAGCTCGAGGGCCCGGCGGTCATCGAGGGGAAGGGCTCCACGACGGTCGTGGGCCCGGAGTCGGTCGCATCGATCGACGACCAGCGAAACATCGTCATCACCCGCTAA
- a CDS encoding TRAP transporter large permease encodes MSLVLAAIMGVILVALIFSRMEVAFSIGLVGLLWLLLIEMPPTVLVSRAFNSIDQFILLAVPFFLLAGELMNRSGLTENLIRTANLTLGRARGGLAQANVGTSFLFAGITGAAVADVAALGSIFVPSMAKEGYDRDYSAALTAASSLIGPIIPPSIIIVIYGGMTETSVGGLFAAAIVPGILLGVAVMLVVYAQARRYDFPKHDPDVEWSEAPRILFHTFVALTMPAIILLGILFGYFTPTEAAAVASVYAICIGFLYRNLGVDGLHESMKLAVSRTGQLYIIVAFSGILSWLIAFEGIPDQLAAGIQGMGLGPVAFLLLTFAIMLFVGTWLETIAATIILAPTLSDIALSLGIHEYQFGMVFILSINIGLITPPVGICLFAAQSVSDVPVWDIAKRIVPFFVLISASIVTVILVPETTTVLPEYFGFN; translated from the coding sequence ATGAGCCTCGTCCTGGCCGCGATCATGGGCGTCATCCTCGTCGCCCTCATCTTCTCCCGGATGGAGGTGGCGTTCTCGATCGGTCTCGTCGGCCTGCTCTGGCTGTTGCTGATCGAGATGCCGCCGACGGTGCTGGTCTCCCGGGCGTTCAACAGCATCGACCAGTTCATCCTGCTCGCCGTCCCGTTCTTCCTCCTCGCGGGGGAACTGATGAACCGATCGGGCCTCACCGAGAACCTCATCCGCACCGCGAACCTCACGCTCGGCCGGGCGCGCGGCGGCCTCGCCCAGGCCAACGTCGGGACGAGTTTCCTCTTCGCCGGGATCACCGGCGCCGCGGTGGCCGACGTCGCCGCCCTCGGGTCGATCTTCGTCCCGTCGATGGCGAAGGAGGGCTACGACCGCGATTACAGCGCCGCCCTGACCGCCGCCTCGTCGCTGATCGGGCCGATCATCCCGCCGAGCATCATCATCGTGATCTACGGCGGGATGACCGAGACGTCCGTCGGCGGCCTCTTCGCCGCCGCGATCGTCCCGGGGATCCTCCTCGGCGTCGCCGTGATGCTGGTCGTCTACGCCCAGGCGCGCCGGTACGACTTCCCGAAACACGATCCGGACGTCGAGTGGTCCGAAGCGCCGCGGATCCTGTTTCACACCTTCGTCGCGCTGACGATGCCGGCGATCATCCTCCTCGGCATCCTCTTCGGCTACTTCACGCCGACCGAAGCGGCTGCGGTCGCCTCGGTGTACGCGATCTGCATCGGCTTCCTCTACCGAAACCTCGGCGTGGACGGCCTCCACGAGTCGATGAAACTGGCCGTGAGTCGAACCGGCCAGCTCTACATCATTGTGGCCTTCTCCGGCATCCTGTCGTGGCTCATCGCGTTCGAGGGGATCCCGGATCAGCTGGCGGCCGGCATCCAGGGCATGGGACTCGGCCCCGTCGCCTTCCTGCTGCTGACGTTCGCGATCATGCTGTTCGTCGGTACGTGGCTCGAGACCATCGCGGCGACGATCATCCTCGCGCCGACGCTCTCGGACATCGCGCTCTCGCTGGGGATCCACGAGTACCAGTTCGGCATGGTGTTCATCCTGAGCATCAACATCGGGCTGATCACGCCGCCCGTCGGCATCTGCCTCTTCGCCGCCCAGAGCGTCTCGGACGTGCCGGTCTGGGACATCGCGAAGCGGATCGTCCCCTTCTTCGTCCTGATCAGCGCGTCGATCGTGACCGTGATCCTCGTTCCCGAGACCACGACCGTCCTGCCCGAGTACTTCGGCTTCAACTGA
- a CDS encoding TRAP transporter small permease, with translation MRAVTRVVGTAMWYSAIAMMYLLLAIVFMRVVTRYLFDFTYAWSQELSQFLAIWLSLLVVGKLLMEDSHLGVDLLFEKLSTEWQYRIRSVQLGLIFVLAVFVTEYGLVYALNSGLGQTSPTLGIEMFYPYLIMPIFGLLLALHSLSKFLEITVDREAIDSVSRAEKVEEVAE, from the coding sequence ATGCGCGCTGTTACCCGGGTCGTCGGGACGGCGATGTGGTACAGCGCGATCGCGATGATGTACCTGCTGCTCGCGATCGTGTTCATGCGCGTGGTGACGCGGTACCTGTTCGACTTCACCTACGCCTGGAGCCAGGAACTGTCCCAATTCCTGGCGATCTGGCTCTCGCTGCTCGTCGTCGGCAAGCTCCTGATGGAGGACAGTCACCTCGGCGTCGACCTCCTGTTCGAGAAACTCTCGACCGAGTGGCAGTATCGCATCCGGAGCGTCCAGCTCGGCCTGATCTTCGTCCTCGCGGTATTCGTGACCGAGTACGGTCTCGTCTACGCGCTGAACAGCGGGCTGGGCCAGACCTCGCCGACGCTCGGGATCGAGATGTTCTACCCCTACCTGATCATGCCGATCTTCGGACTCCTGCTCGCACTGCACAGCCTGTCGAAGTTCCTCGAGATCACGGTCGACCGGGAGGCGATCGACAGCGTCTCGCGGGCGGAAAAGGTCGAGGAGGTGGCCGAATGA